In a single window of the Rickettsiales bacterium genome:
- a CDS encoding histidine phosphotransferase family protein — protein MTNHDSRLAEMLCTRLCHDLTGPIGALSNGAEFLADEDFSMQDQAVELISQSAEQAVNRLQFYRSAYGRVNHPGEAVLSETKHLIARFFAGSKVSLDWPDNLTDALDVSVSRKMARLLQNMSMIASSTLIRGGIVSIRIQQEGARKIVAVSASGLAVKWDQEHQQVMSGSVGIDDVQPATVQLYYTMKLAQEIGSDITASATEDSFELLAVKEEVAVEASA, from the coding sequence ATGACTAATCACGATTCTCGCTTAGCTGAAATGTTATGCACACGTTTATGCCACGATCTAACAGGGCCAATTGGCGCGCTTTCTAACGGAGCGGAGTTTCTTGCAGATGAAGATTTTAGTATGCAGGATCAAGCGGTAGAGCTTATTTCGCAAAGCGCTGAGCAGGCGGTGAATCGATTGCAGTTTTATCGTTCGGCCTATGGTCGTGTGAACCACCCGGGCGAGGCAGTGCTCTCAGAGACGAAGCATCTGATTGCACGATTCTTTGCGGGCAGTAAGGTTTCGCTGGATTGGCCGGATAATTTGACCGATGCGCTGGATGTATCAGTAAGCCGTAAGATGGCGCGTCTCTTGCAAAATATGTCGATGATAGCCTCATCTACTCTGATCCGAGGTGGGATTGTTTCCATTCGTATTCAGCAAGAGGGCGCACGCAAGATTGTTGCGGTCTCTGCAAGTGGTTTAGCAGTAAAATGGGATCAAGAGCATCAGCAAGTGATGAGCGGTAGTGTGGGGATTGACGATGTGCAGCCTGCAACTGTGCAGCTTTATTATACCATGAAATTAGCGCAAGAAATTGGCTCAGATATTACGGCTAGCGCTACAGAAGATAGTTTCGAGCTACTCGCTGTGAAGGAAGAAGTTGCCGTAGAAGCGAGTGCTTAA
- a CDS encoding S24 family peptidase, with protein MVQTLLKDRLKESIRRKGMNTATLAKNSRVRASFIYDILNGKSTNPNTAKMARISSALGVSLSALLGLDSEMTQKSDKSEYVMVTRMLTTSTDKGGAMIIEEKEGEPYYFRKSWVQERLNAQPENLRMIFVEGDSMEPSLCNGDMILIDITKKNPSPSGIFVLFDGMGLIAKRLEFLPHSTPPSIRILSDNSQYHPYERSLEETDIIGRVVWFAREI; from the coding sequence ATGGTACAGACACTCCTAAAAGATCGGCTCAAAGAGAGCATCCGCAGAAAAGGGATGAACACGGCAACGCTCGCAAAAAACTCCAGAGTTCGCGCCTCATTTATCTACGATATCTTAAATGGGAAATCGACCAACCCTAATACGGCAAAAATGGCGCGTATCAGCTCAGCACTAGGTGTGAGCCTCTCCGCACTGCTTGGACTGGATAGTGAAATGACCCAAAAAAGTGACAAATCTGAATATGTGATGGTCACGCGCATGTTGACCACTTCGACTGATAAAGGCGGCGCCATGATCATCGAAGAAAAGGAAGGCGAGCCTTACTATTTTCGCAAAAGCTGGGTTCAAGAGCGCTTGAATGCCCAACCTGAAAATCTACGTATGATTTTCGTCGAGGGCGATAGTATGGAGCCCAGCCTGTGCAACGGCGATATGATCTTGATAGATATCACCAAGAAGAATCCGTCCCCCTCTGGTATTTTCGTCTTGTTTGATGGCATGGGCCTGATTGCCAAGCGCTTAGAGTTTCTACCTCACTCTACCCCACCCTCGATACGCATTTTATCAGACAACTCGCAATACCACCCCTATGAGCGGAGCTTGGAAGAAACTGATATTATCGGCCGCGTCGTTTGGTTCGCCCGCGAGATTTAG
- a CDS encoding sigma 54-interacting transcriptional regulator — MVSDTEIESRTLLADVLENRLGYQVIPVSNGLQVMESLYERHDSVPEVVLMDVASDPADVAHLLSQLRVRFPHLPVIAMTNYGDMKQAATALEAGAVDYMSRPVSHQRLQVGIDNAIKQYRLALEVSRLNREQVGRGDLNYLPADSIHLKNLMCQNPNSDKALFLVGEPGVGKEALARAIHLETMRKERPFISVNCAFWTERQMCSMLFGAKDGEFPSISLVGTVASALGGTLFLEEVHRLSAAVQNHLIEVLQQLAEIGSAGDNRGKKGVRLMVGSCLSLTELRSSGILVPQLVQHLSDEVVTLPPLRDSKEDIAALAHYFTERFALQENPAVRQITDQAVELLQSYDWPGNLLELERMIFRAVISSEDSMIDIEHLVPYMPSSFTPEYSAIELQDAMMRSRCMPLTNQSGEVRRLRDLEADMINFALKFYGGRISEVARKLGIGRSTLYRKLHDLDIKVA; from the coding sequence GTGGTTTCAGATACTGAAATCGAGTCACGCACGCTGTTAGCAGATGTTTTAGAAAATCGACTAGGGTACCAGGTAATACCGGTCTCAAATGGATTGCAGGTAATGGAGTCTTTATATGAAAGGCACGATTCTGTGCCGGAGGTCGTGTTGATGGATGTCGCGTCGGACCCGGCCGATGTCGCACATTTACTGAGTCAATTAAGGGTGCGTTTCCCGCACCTGCCTGTCATTGCAATGACGAATTATGGAGATATGAAGCAAGCCGCAACTGCGTTGGAAGCTGGCGCGGTAGACTATATGTCGCGTCCAGTTTCCCATCAGCGGCTGCAAGTGGGGATTGATAATGCCATTAAGCAGTATCGACTCGCTTTAGAGGTGTCACGTTTGAATCGTGAGCAAGTCGGGAGGGGTGATTTGAACTATCTTCCGGCGGATAGTATACACTTGAAAAACCTTATGTGCCAGAATCCCAATTCTGATAAGGCGCTGTTTTTAGTGGGTGAGCCTGGGGTAGGTAAGGAAGCACTGGCGCGTGCGATCCATCTTGAAACGATGCGTAAGGAGCGGCCATTTATATCCGTTAATTGTGCTTTCTGGACGGAAAGACAAATGTGTTCAATGCTGTTTGGAGCGAAAGATGGGGAATTTCCTTCTATCTCGCTTGTGGGAACGGTTGCGAGTGCTTTAGGCGGCACGTTATTTTTAGAAGAAGTGCATAGATTATCGGCTGCGGTGCAAAATCATTTAATAGAAGTGCTACAGCAATTGGCAGAGATTGGGTCTGCAGGTGACAATAGAGGCAAAAAAGGCGTCCGTTTGATGGTGGGGAGTTGCTTGAGTCTAACGGAATTGCGGAGTTCGGGTATTTTAGTGCCGCAATTGGTGCAGCATCTATCGGATGAAGTGGTAACCTTGCCGCCGTTGCGCGACTCTAAGGAGGATATTGCCGCTTTGGCACATTACTTTACGGAGCGTTTTGCGTTACAGGAAAATCCAGCCGTACGTCAGATTACGGATCAAGCGGTAGAGCTGTTGCAATCCTATGATTGGCCGGGTAATTTATTGGAGCTAGAGCGTATGATTTTCCGCGCGGTGATTTCATCCGAAGATTCAATGATCGATATTGAACATCTAGTGCCTTACATGCCGTCCTCTTTTACACCCGAATATAGCGCCATTGAGCTGCAAGATGCGATGATGCGTTCGCGGTGTATGCCACTGACAAACCAAAGCGGTGAAGTGCGGCGTTTACGAGATTTGGAGGCGGATATGATTAATTTCGCGCTTAAGTTCTATGGAGGGCGTATTTCGGAAGTGGCACGTAAGCTTGGCATAGGTCGTTCCACCCTTTACCGGAAATTACATGATTTAGATATTAAAGTGGCTTAA
- a CDS encoding IS1595 family transposase, whose product EHFNLFLKECEWRFNMGTPSDLLADLKKLLKEYY is encoded by the coding sequence GAGCATTTTAATCTGTTCTTGAAAGAATGTGAGTGGAGGTTTAATATGGGCACACCAAGTGACTTACTGGCAGACCTGAAAAAGTTGCTCAAAGAATATTATTAG
- the rpmA gene encoding 50S ribosomal protein L27 — MAHKKAGGSSNNGRDSEGRRLGVKKYGGEHVIPGNIIIRQRGTKVYPGANVGMGKDHTLFALTTGQIKFAKKAKGRMYVSVENAEAA; from the coding sequence ATGGCTCACAAAAAAGCAGGTGGTAGTTCCAATAACGGTCGCGACTCAGAAGGTCGCCGCCTTGGTGTAAAAAAATACGGTGGGGAGCATGTTATCCCTGGTAACATCATTATCCGTCAACGTGGTACAAAGGTTTATCCTGGTGCTAATGTTGGTATGGGTAAAGATCACACACTCTTCGCATTGACCACAGGTCAAATCAAATTCGCGAAGAAAGCCAAAGGCCGCATGTATGTGTCGGTTGAAAACGCCGAAG